In Choloepus didactylus isolate mChoDid1 chromosome 18, mChoDid1.pri, whole genome shotgun sequence, a single genomic region encodes these proteins:
- the MAP2K3 gene encoding dual specificity mitogen-activated protein kinase kinase 3 gives MESPASGQPAGVPPSKGKPRKKKDLRICCMAKPPVPNPTPPRNLDSRTFITIGDRNFEVEADDLVTLSELGRGAYGVVEKVRHAQSGTIMAVKRIRATVNSQEQKRLLMDLDINMRTVDCFYTVTFYGALFREGDVWICMELMDTSLDKFYRKVLEKNMTIPEDILGEIAVSIVRALEHLHSKLSVIHRDVKPSNVLINKEGHVKMCDFGISGYLVDSVAKTMDAGCKPYMAPERINPELNQKGYNVKSDVWSLGITMIEMAILRFPYESWGTPFQQLKQVVEEPSPQLPADRFSPEFVDFTAQCLRKSPTERMSYLELMEHPFFTLHKTKKTDIAAFVKEILGEDS, from the exons ATGGAGTCGCCCGCCTCCGGCCAGCCCGCCGGCGTGCCCCCGTCCAAAG GGAAACCGAGGAAGAAGAAGGATTTACGGATATGCTGTATGGCCAAGCCCCCTGTGCCCAACCCCAC GCCTCCCCGGAACCTCGACTCGCGGACCTTCATCACCATCGGAGACAGG AACTTCGAGGTGGAGGCTGACGACCTGGTGACCCTCTCGGAGCTGGGCCGTGGGGCCTATGGGGTGGTCGAGAAGGTGCGGCACGCCCAGAGCGGCACCATCATGGCCGTCAAG CGGATCCGCGCCACCGTGAACTCGCAGGAGCAGAAGCGGCTGCTCATGGACTTGGACATCAACATGCGGACGGTCGACTGCTTCTACACGGTCACCTTCTACGGGGCCCTCTTCCGAGAG GGCGACGTGTGGATCTGCATGGAGCTCATGGACACTTCCCTGGACAAGTTCTACCGGAAGGTGCTGGAGAAAAACATGACAATCCCTGAGGATATCCTGGGCGAGATCGCGGTGTCT ATCGTAAGAGCCCTGGAGCACCTGCACAGCAAGCTCTCCGTGATCCACAGAG ACGTGAAGCCCTCCAACGTGCTCATCAACAAGGAGGGCCACGTGAAGATGTGCGACTTCGGCATCAGCGGCTACCTGGTGGACTCGGTGGCCAAGACTATGGACGCGGGCTGCAAGCCCTACATGGCC CCCGAGAGGATCAACCCGGAGCTGAACCAGAAGGGCTACAACGTCAAGTCGGACGTGTGGAGCCTCGGCATCACCATG ATCGAGATGGCCATCCTGCGGTTCCCCTACGAGTCCTGGGGGACCCCGTTCCAGCAGCTGAAGCAGGTGGTGGAGGAGCCGTCCCCCCAGCTCCCGGCCGACCGCTTCTCCCCCGAGTTTGTGGACTTCACGGCGCAGTG cctGCGGAAGAGCCCCACGGAACGCATGAGCTACCTGGAGCTGATG GAGCACCCTTTCTTCACCCTGCACAAAACCAAGAAGACAGACATCGCGGCCTTCGTGAAGGAGATCCTGGGAGAGGACTCGTAG